One Dialister invisus DSM 15470 genomic region harbors:
- a CDS encoding MalY/PatB family protein, which produces MERFDFDTVINRKNTACLKYDFAGEYGVPEDTLPFWIADMDFKVADCITDALRDRIEHGIYGYSDTGVSYFRALAGWEKKHFNWDIRPEWLIKTPGVVPAINIAVKALTKENDAVLINQPVYHPFHAAITQNNRKLINSPLILKDGHYEIDFADLEEKIKTHKVKAAVLCSPHNPVGRVWTIEELHAYAEICRKYNVAVICDEIHADFVFKGHKHIPFASVSEDAADRSVTCTAPSKTFNIAGLQTSNILIPNESIRNKFKAVLDSFGYERPNVMGIIAAEAAYRGGEEWLAAVWEYIENNLAFTKKFLAGRLPKMKLIEPEGTYLLWIDCNAYDITDKELENKLLYDAKLWLDMGSMFGPEGNKFFRFNIACPKSVLEKGLGQLAEAFKE; this is translated from the coding sequence ATGGAACGATTTGATTTTGATACCGTCATCAACAGAAAAAACACGGCCTGCCTTAAATACGATTTCGCCGGAGAATACGGCGTCCCCGAAGATACACTCCCCTTTTGGATCGCCGACATGGATTTTAAAGTGGCGGACTGCATCACCGATGCTCTTCGTGACCGCATAGAGCATGGTATTTACGGGTACTCCGACACAGGCGTTTCTTATTTCCGGGCGCTCGCCGGCTGGGAGAAAAAACATTTCAACTGGGATATCCGCCCGGAATGGCTCATAAAGACTCCCGGCGTCGTTCCCGCCATCAACATCGCCGTAAAGGCTCTGACAAAAGAAAATGACGCCGTCCTCATCAATCAGCCCGTTTACCATCCTTTTCATGCCGCCATCACGCAAAATAACAGGAAACTCATTAACAGCCCCCTCATTCTTAAAGACGGCCATTATGAAATTGATTTTGCCGATCTGGAAGAAAAAATTAAAACCCACAAGGTAAAGGCGGCTGTCCTCTGCTCCCCCCACAACCCCGTGGGCCGTGTGTGGACAATAGAGGAGCTGCATGCCTATGCGGAAATCTGCAGAAAGTACAATGTCGCTGTTATTTGTGACGAGATCCATGCCGACTTCGTCTTCAAAGGGCACAAACATATCCCCTTTGCCTCTGTCAGCGAAGACGCGGCAGACAGGTCTGTCACCTGCACCGCCCCCAGTAAAACTTTTAATATCGCAGGACTCCAGACATCAAACATCCTTATTCCCAATGAGTCCATCAGAAATAAATTTAAAGCCGTCCTTGATTCTTTCGGCTATGAACGCCCGAATGTCATGGGTATTATTGCAGCCGAGGCCGCCTACCGCGGCGGGGAAGAATGGCTTGCCGCTGTCTGGGAATACATCGAAAACAATCTTGCTTTTACTAAAAAATTCCTTGCCGGCAGACTGCCGAAAATGAAACTCATCGAGCCGGAAGGGACTTATCTTCTCTGGATCGACTGCAACGCGTATGACATCACCGATAAAGAATTGGAAAATAAACTTCTTTATGACGCAAAACTCTGGCTCGACATGGGCTCCATGTTCGGCCCGGAAGGAAATAAATTTTTCCGCTTCAACATCGCCTGCCCGAAATCCGTTTTAGAAAAAGGGCTGGGTCAGCTGGCCGAAGCATTTAAAGAATGA